The Juglans regia cultivar Chandler chromosome 2, Walnut 2.0, whole genome shotgun sequence genome includes a window with the following:
- the LOC108984342 gene encoding flavonoid 3'-monooxygenase CYP75B137-like isoform X1 produces the protein MGWWKSYAGDERFSSSTLTVLIGIFAVLWLLWPIKKQRKAAVPPLPPGPRGLPIVGYLPFIGTELHIKFEQLCGLYGPIYKVWFANKLCIVISSPLLVKEVVRDQDAVFSNRDVNKAILAITYGGVDIAFSPNGPNWKMLRKMFVREMLSASNLDTTFTLRREEVRNTIKNVYEKIGTQVDLGELAFVTAMNAIMNMLWGGTLQGEEGAKFGADFKNMFSNLMLLLAKPNVSDLFPALASFDLQGIVREVKGISQSIDRVLDYVIDKQMKSLAKAKEEGKTKTGKKDFLQVLLEIREQNNGAYSISMTQLKAVLVDIVVGASDTITTMSEWVMARLMKHSETMRKVHEELTEIVGMDNLVEESHLPKLQYLDAVIKETFRLHPPFPFLVPRTPSESRIIGGYHVPKGSSIFVNVWAIQRNSMYWDNPLEFIPERFLNDGYGRVDYSGNNFKYFPFGSGRRICAGLTLGERTLKYILASFLHSFEWKLPQGSEIDVSDTYGVVTKKKNPTVAIPTPRLSKSELYTE, from the exons ATGGGATGGTGGAAGTCTTATGCTGGCGATGAGAGATTTTCTAGTTCAACTCTCACTGTTTTGATTGGTATTTTTGCGGTGTTATGGTTGCTCTGGCCCatcaagaaacaaagaaaggcCGCAGTACCTCCATTGCCACCAGGTCCTCGTGGCTTACCAATAGTCGGGTACCTTCCGTTTATAGGTACAGAACTTCATATAAAATTTGAGCAATTGTGTGGGCTCTACGGCCCCATCTATAAGGTTTGGTTTGCAAATAAGTTGTGCATTGTGATTAGCTCCCCCTTGCTGGTTAAAGAAGTTGTTCGTGACCAGGATGCAGTATTCTCCAACCGTGATGTGAACAAAGCTATACTTGCGATCACATATGGGGGAGTCGATATTGCTTTTTCCCCGAATGGTCCAAACTGGAAGATGTTGCGAAAGATGTTTGTGAGAGAGATGCTTAGTGCATCAAATCTTGATACTACCTTCACTTTACGTAGAGAAGAGGTAAGGAACACCATTAAAAATGTGTATGAAAAAATAGGTACCCAAGTAGATTTAGGAGAACTGGCATTTGTGACGGCGATGAATGCCATCATGAACATGTTGTGGGGCGGTACACTACAAGGTGAGGAAGGGGCTAAGTTTGGAGCTGACTTTAAGAATATGTTTTCGAATTTAATGTTGCTACTCGCAAAGCCAAATGTTTCGGACCTTTTCCCCGCATTAGCAAGTTTTGATTTACAAGGGATCGTAAGGGAAGTAAAGGGGATTTCCCAAAGCATTGACCGAGTACTTGATTATGTCATTGACAAACAGATGAAGAGTCTGGCCAAGGCCAAAGAAGAGGGAAAGACAAAGACAGGAAAAAAGGACTTTTTGCAAGTTCTCTTGGAAATAAGGGAGCAGAACAACGGTGCGTATTCGATTAGCATGACCCAACTCAAGGCCGTGCTTGTG GACATAGTGGTGGGTGCATCCGATACCATAACGACAATGTCGGAATGGGTGATGGCAAGGTTGATGAAACATTCAGAGACAATGAGAAAAGTCCATGAAGAATTAACAGAAATCGTGGGGATGGATAACTTAGTCGAAGAATCCCATTTGCCCAAATTACAGTATTTAGATGCTGTAATTAAAGAGACATTTCGTCTGCACCCACCTTTTCCTTTCCTAGTACCTCGTACTCCAAGCGAATCTAGAATCATTGGAGGGTACCATGTACCCAAAGGTTCTAGTATTTTCGTGAATGTTTGGGCTATACAAAGGAACTCAATGTATTGGGACAATCCATTGGAATTCATACCTGAGAGGTTTCTAAATGATGGTTATGGTAGAGTAGATTATTCGGGCaacaattttaagtattttccatTTGGGTCAGGGAGAAGAATATGCGCGGGTCTTACACTAGGGGAAAGGACACTCAAATACATCCTGGCTTCATTTTTGCACTCCTTCGAATGGAAATTGCCACAAGGTTCAGAGATTGATGTTTCAGACACTTATGGTGTGGttacaaagaagaagaatccaaCAGTTGCAATTCCAACTCCAAGGTTGTCCAAATCTGAGCTTTACACAGAATAG
- the LOC108984342 gene encoding flavonoid 3'-monooxygenase CYP75B137-like isoform X2, translating to MGWWKSYAGDERFSSSTLTVLIGIFAVLWLLWPIKKQRKAAVPPLPPGPRGLPIVGYLPFIGTELHIKFEQLCGLYGPIYKVWFANKLCIVISSPLLVKEVVRDQDAVFSNRDVNKAILAITYGGVDIAFSPNGPNWKMLRKMFVREMLSASNLDTTFTLRREEMKSLAKAKEEGKTKTGKKDFLQVLLEIREQNNGAYSISMTQLKAVLVDIVVGASDTITTMSEWVMARLMKHSETMRKVHEELTEIVGMDNLVEESHLPKLQYLDAVIKETFRLHPPFPFLVPRTPSESRIIGGYHVPKGSSIFVNVWAIQRNSMYWDNPLEFIPERFLNDGYGRVDYSGNNFKYFPFGSGRRICAGLTLGERTLKYILASFLHSFEWKLPQGSEIDVSDTYGVVTKKKNPTVAIPTPRLSKSELYTE from the exons ATGGGATGGTGGAAGTCTTATGCTGGCGATGAGAGATTTTCTAGTTCAACTCTCACTGTTTTGATTGGTATTTTTGCGGTGTTATGGTTGCTCTGGCCCatcaagaaacaaagaaaggcCGCAGTACCTCCATTGCCACCAGGTCCTCGTGGCTTACCAATAGTCGGGTACCTTCCGTTTATAGGTACAGAACTTCATATAAAATTTGAGCAATTGTGTGGGCTCTACGGCCCCATCTATAAGGTTTGGTTTGCAAATAAGTTGTGCATTGTGATTAGCTCCCCCTTGCTGGTTAAAGAAGTTGTTCGTGACCAGGATGCAGTATTCTCCAACCGTGATGTGAACAAAGCTATACTTGCGATCACATATGGGGGAGTCGATATTGCTTTTTCCCCGAATGGTCCAAACTGGAAGATGTTGCGAAAGATGTTTGTGAGAGAGATGCTTAGTGCATCAAATCTTGATACTACCTTCACTTTACGTAGAGAAGAG ATGAAGAGTCTGGCCAAGGCCAAAGAAGAGGGAAAGACAAAGACAGGAAAAAAGGACTTTTTGCAAGTTCTCTTGGAAATAAGGGAGCAGAACAACGGTGCGTATTCGATTAGCATGACCCAACTCAAGGCCGTGCTTGTG GACATAGTGGTGGGTGCATCCGATACCATAACGACAATGTCGGAATGGGTGATGGCAAGGTTGATGAAACATTCAGAGACAATGAGAAAAGTCCATGAAGAATTAACAGAAATCGTGGGGATGGATAACTTAGTCGAAGAATCCCATTTGCCCAAATTACAGTATTTAGATGCTGTAATTAAAGAGACATTTCGTCTGCACCCACCTTTTCCTTTCCTAGTACCTCGTACTCCAAGCGAATCTAGAATCATTGGAGGGTACCATGTACCCAAAGGTTCTAGTATTTTCGTGAATGTTTGGGCTATACAAAGGAACTCAATGTATTGGGACAATCCATTGGAATTCATACCTGAGAGGTTTCTAAATGATGGTTATGGTAGAGTAGATTATTCGGGCaacaattttaagtattttccatTTGGGTCAGGGAGAAGAATATGCGCGGGTCTTACACTAGGGGAAAGGACACTCAAATACATCCTGGCTTCATTTTTGCACTCCTTCGAATGGAAATTGCCACAAGGTTCAGAGATTGATGTTTCAGACACTTATGGTGTGGttacaaagaagaagaatccaaCAGTTGCAATTCCAACTCCAAGGTTGTCCAAATCTGAGCTTTACACAGAATAG
- the LOC108984342 gene encoding flavonoid 3'-monooxygenase CYP75B137-like isoform X3: protein MLRKMFVREMLSASNLDTTFTLRREEVRNTIKNVYEKIGTQVDLGELAFVTAMNAIMNMLWGGTLQGEEGAKFGADFKNMFSNLMLLLAKPNVSDLFPALASFDLQGIVREVKGISQSIDRVLDYVIDKQMKSLAKAKEEGKTKTGKKDFLQVLLEIREQNNGAYSISMTQLKAVLVDIVVGASDTITTMSEWVMARLMKHSETMRKVHEELTEIVGMDNLVEESHLPKLQYLDAVIKETFRLHPPFPFLVPRTPSESRIIGGYHVPKGSSIFVNVWAIQRNSMYWDNPLEFIPERFLNDGYGRVDYSGNNFKYFPFGSGRRICAGLTLGERTLKYILASFLHSFEWKLPQGSEIDVSDTYGVVTKKKNPTVAIPTPRLSKSELYTE from the exons ATGTTGCGAAAGATGTTTGTGAGAGAGATGCTTAGTGCATCAAATCTTGATACTACCTTCACTTTACGTAGAGAAGAGGTAAGGAACACCATTAAAAATGTGTATGAAAAAATAGGTACCCAAGTAGATTTAGGAGAACTGGCATTTGTGACGGCGATGAATGCCATCATGAACATGTTGTGGGGCGGTACACTACAAGGTGAGGAAGGGGCTAAGTTTGGAGCTGACTTTAAGAATATGTTTTCGAATTTAATGTTGCTACTCGCAAAGCCAAATGTTTCGGACCTTTTCCCCGCATTAGCAAGTTTTGATTTACAAGGGATCGTAAGGGAAGTAAAGGGGATTTCCCAAAGCATTGACCGAGTACTTGATTATGTCATTGACAAACAGATGAAGAGTCTGGCCAAGGCCAAAGAAGAGGGAAAGACAAAGACAGGAAAAAAGGACTTTTTGCAAGTTCTCTTGGAAATAAGGGAGCAGAACAACGGTGCGTATTCGATTAGCATGACCCAACTCAAGGCCGTGCTTGTG GACATAGTGGTGGGTGCATCCGATACCATAACGACAATGTCGGAATGGGTGATGGCAAGGTTGATGAAACATTCAGAGACAATGAGAAAAGTCCATGAAGAATTAACAGAAATCGTGGGGATGGATAACTTAGTCGAAGAATCCCATTTGCCCAAATTACAGTATTTAGATGCTGTAATTAAAGAGACATTTCGTCTGCACCCACCTTTTCCTTTCCTAGTACCTCGTACTCCAAGCGAATCTAGAATCATTGGAGGGTACCATGTACCCAAAGGTTCTAGTATTTTCGTGAATGTTTGGGCTATACAAAGGAACTCAATGTATTGGGACAATCCATTGGAATTCATACCTGAGAGGTTTCTAAATGATGGTTATGGTAGAGTAGATTATTCGGGCaacaattttaagtattttccatTTGGGTCAGGGAGAAGAATATGCGCGGGTCTTACACTAGGGGAAAGGACACTCAAATACATCCTGGCTTCATTTTTGCACTCCTTCGAATGGAAATTGCCACAAGGTTCAGAGATTGATGTTTCAGACACTTATGGTGTGGttacaaagaagaagaatccaaCAGTTGCAATTCCAACTCCAAGGTTGTCCAAATCTGAGCTTTACACAGAATAG